In Necator americanus strain Aroian chromosome IV, whole genome shotgun sequence, the following proteins share a genomic window:
- a CDS encoding hypothetical protein (NECATOR_CHRIV.G14779.T2): protein MGRFLSNLRFANDIVLFSSSTNEAETMLNELNEAGKRIGLRINKKKTQFMKNVREATDQLTDQDLRAHLFDSTVLPALCYAAETWADTTATSRKLITTHRALERCLLKFNRRTQHLAGLRSSDLKGMSRLRDPAEYVSKAKHRWAGHIMRRIDDRWTKRTLEWIPRDAKRPRGRSPTRWGDVFATRMDVLKAQLDTAQGPRQRHSRSLRTSWMTMARERNEWKRCWARTSS, encoded by the coding sequence atgggaagatttctttcgaaccttcgtttcgcgaacgacatcgttctcttttcgagcagtaccaatgaagcagaaactatgctcaacgaattgaacgaagcagggaagagaattggactacgaataaacaaaaagaagacacagttcatgaagaacgtcagggaagctacggaccaactgacagaccaagatcttcgtgcccatctgttcgactcgacagttcttccagcgctctgttacgcagcggagacgtgggcagacaccacGGCCACGTCTAGAAAGCTaattactacccacagagcccttgagagatgtctcctgaagtttaaccggcgcacacaacacctagccggtcttcgtagctccgacttaaaaggaatgtcccgtcttcgcgacccagcggaatatgtgtcaaaagcaaaacatagatgggccggtcacatcatgagaagaatcgacgatagatggactaaaagaacgctagagtggatcccaagggacgctaaacgcccccgagggagatcgccaacgagatggggtgacgtgttcgctacacggatggacgtGCTGaaagctcagctggatacggctcaaggacctcgtcaacgtcactcacgaagcttgagaacatcttggatgacaatggcgagggaacgaaacgagtggaagagatgctgggcccgcacgtccagttaA
- a CDS encoding hypothetical protein (NECATOR_CHRIV.G14779.T1) produces MLNELNEAGKRIGLRINKKKTQFMKNVREATDQLTDQDLRAHLFDSTVLPALCYAAETWADTTATSRKLITTHRALERCLLKFNRRTQHLAGLRSSDLKGMSRLRDPAEYVSKAKHRWAGHIMRRIDDRWTKRTLEWIPRDAKRPRGRSPTRWGDVFATRMDVLKAQLDTAQGPRQRHSRSLRTSWMTMARERNEWKRCWARTSS; encoded by the coding sequence atgctcaacgaattgaacgaagcagggaagagaattggactacgaataaacaaaaagaagacacagttcatgaagaacgtcagggaagctacggaccaactgacagaccaagatcttcgtgcccatctgttcgactcgacagttcttccagcgctctgttacgcagcggagacgtgggcagacaccacGGCCACGTCTAGAAAGCTaattactacccacagagcccttgagagatgtctcctgaagtttaaccggcgcacacaacacctagccggtcttcgtagctccgacttaaaaggaatgtcccgtcttcgcgacccagcggaatatgtgtcaaaagcaaaacatagatgggccggtcacatcatgagaagaatcgacgatagatggactaaaagaacgctagagtggatcccaagggacgctaaacgcccccgagggagatcgccaacgagatggggtgacgtgttcgctacacggatggacgtGCTGaaagctcagctggatacggctcaaggacctcgtcaacgtcactcacgaagcttgagaacatcttggatgacaatggcgagggaacgaaacgagtggaagagatgctgggcccgcacgtccagttaA
- a CDS encoding hypothetical protein (NECATOR_CHRIV.G14780.T2) — MKKDHRRWTWESPNCATRAEIDHILLTNRRWCLLDVSVVPSFCCGSDHRLLRAKIRLSHTTEKNICYRQRRRKEVVYDDCVLEDSLSQEDYEPVLNVPRSRARLGSNFEDHQGVVERRRTLRLDPNALHIERLVANTSCRKALLEDISKYKRKILEAAQRRTSLKKCRRDLREYDIPLATFLSEDGTRTSSRREMEIITERFYSNLFRSSTSASSPIIPTGEAPPRILPSELRVATKSMKPGTAPGPDFISADFLRAGGHPLDVILEAHMTYYLQKERIPNQ; from the exons atgaaaaaagatcatcgtcggtggacatgggaatcgcccaattgcgcgactcgtgcggagatcgaccacatactactcaccaaccggaggtggtgtctacttgacgtctcagtagtaccatccttttgttgtggttctgatcaccgtctccttcgtgcgaaaatacgacttagccacacaacggaaaagaacatctgctatcggcaacgaaggagaaaagaagtcgtctacgacgattgcgtactcgaggactccttgtcccaag aggattacgagcctgtgctgaacgtgcctcgaagccgcgcacgacttggatcgaattttgaagaccaccaaggagttgttgaaagaagaaggactttgaggcttgatccaaATGCAttgcacattgagcggttagtagcaaacactagctgcagaaaagcgttgctgGAGGATATTTCGAAATACAAGCGGAAGATTCttgaagcagcacaaagaagaacgagtctaaagaagtgccgcagggatctccgcgaatatgatattccgctagcaacctttctgagcgaagacgggactcgcacgtcttctcgtcgtgagatggaaatcattacggagaggttctactcgaaccttttccgttcatcaacttccgcatcaagcccgatcatccccactggtgaagctccaccacggattctcccttcggaattACGAGTCGCTaccaagagcatgaaacctggcacagcccccggacctgattttatatcagcagactttcttcgggctggcgGCCACCCACTTGATGTAATCTTAGAAGCGCACATGACATACtaccttcaaaaagaaaggatcccaaaCCAGTGA
- a CDS encoding hypothetical protein (NECATOR_CHRIV.G14780.T1), giving the protein MKKDHRRWTWESPNCATRAEIDHILLTNRRWCLLDVSVVPSFCCGSDHRLLRAKIRLSHTTEKNICYRQRRRKEVVYDDCVLEDSLSQGDWHMEEDPNVDYEMLLRGLRACAERASKPRTTWIEF; this is encoded by the coding sequence atgaaaaaagatcatcgtcggtggacatgggaatcgcccaattgcgcgactcgtgcggagatcgaccacatactactcaccaaccggaggtggtgtctacttgacgtctcagtagtaccatccttttgttgtggttctgatcaccgtctccttcgtgcgaaaatacgacttagccacacaacggaaaagaacatctgctatcggcaacgaaggagaaaagaagtcgtctacgacgattgcgtactcgaggactccttgtcccaaggtgactggcacatggaggaggacccaaacgtggactacgagatgctgctcagaggattacgagcctgtgctgaacgtgcctcgaagccgcgcacgacttggatcgaattttga
- a CDS encoding hypothetical protein (NECATOR_CHRIV.G14782.T1), whose translation MAPSNLHNGSPPHSGVEVTLGVELRCTAEIRPPAGSPKLRRSSTHPTFRLLGIGSLAKAYSLPQYPAHWALPSQTSDGMATGERRSNLMLLRTRPSAEGTTYCRTSMNDGTLVIRGGKVPSRNVGGVGFIVHPSVVHLVDSHEILSPRLAILRLRPLRQKPISIINCYSLTSAADDSELDAFYEELE comes from the exons ATGGCACCAtcaaacctccacaacggttcaccgcctcatagtggcgtggaggtgacactgggcgtcgaactgcgatgcacagcagagattcgtcctccggcagggtctcccaagctgagaaggagttcgacacatccaacattccgacttctcggaatcggaagcctagctaagg catattcactgcctcagtatcctgcacactgggccctgccgtctcagacgtcggacggtatggcgaccggtgagaggcgatcaaatctcatgttgctcaggac gagaccaagtgcagaagggaCGACGTACTGTCGTACGtcgatgaatgacggtacactcgtcattcgtggagggaaggttccgtcgcgaaatgtaggcggtgttggttttattgtgcacccatctgtcgttcatctcgtcgattctcacgagatcctgtcacctcgtctggccattcttcgcctccgccctctgcgccaaaaacccatcagtatcatcaactgctactcactaacatcagcagctgatgattccgaattggacgcgttttacgaggagctggagtaG
- a CDS encoding hypothetical protein (NECATOR_CHRIV.G14781.T1) encodes MNDGTLVIRGGKVPSRNVGGVGFIVHPSVVHLVDSHEILSPRLAILRLRPLRQKPISIINCYSLTSAADDSELDAFYEELE; translated from the coding sequence atgaatgacggtacactcgtcattcgtggagggaaggttccgtcgcgaaatgtaggcggtgttggttttattgtgcacccatctgtcgttcatctcgtcgattctcacgagatcctgtcacctcgtctggccattcttcgcctccgccctctgcgccaaaaacccatcagtatcatcaactgctactcactaacatcagcagctgatgattccgaattggacgcgttttacgaggagctggagtaG
- a CDS encoding hypothetical protein (NECATOR_CHRIV.G14783.T1), whose protein sequence is MMQAKKIKYDVIGLTETRRRHPLNAVYETGEELFLGTCDSRGVCGVGVLVKTSMAKNIDSFEQFTTRIGRLRMRRCDPTPALTIFVAYAPTSSNEEEVEAFYMVL, encoded by the coding sequence atgatgcaagccaagaagattaagtacgacgtcatcggactgaccgagacgagacgacgtcaccctctcaacgccgtatatgaaactggagaagaactgttcttaggaacatgcgacagtagaggtgtatgtggagttggcgtcctcgtcaagaCGAGTATGGcgaagaacatcgactctttcgaacaatttacgacccgaatcggacgtctgcggatgagaagatgtgatccaacaccagctttgactatcttcgtcgcttacgctccaacatcaagcaacgaagaagaagtcgaagcctTCTATATGGTCCTgtag
- a CDS encoding hypothetical protein (NECATOR_CHRIV.G14784.T1), with translation MGTRNSRSPRLYAGSHPVEAGFWEDSATDNIDKEYRLVEHLHDCAKKAESFKTTKGRLFLETLELIHQRGAARAAGNQELTSELARLCRKEDHKERRAEVLAEAAEARKSIRYARRDFASHKTRMTALRNPKGTTIASRRGEDGHVTPEVLPSEIRHAIMSVRNRMAPGPDRIRPEHLKSLPPVLINTLARLFTRYLSECKVVKQWKISKTVLLYKKGDLHDIGNCRPICLLSVMYKLFTRVILKRIEKVLDEGQPC, from the exons atgggaactcgcaattccagaagccctcgtCTCTACGCTGgaagtcacccggtggagg ccggcttttgggaagattccgcaacgGACAACATCGACAAGGAATatcggcttgttgaacaccttcacgactgcgcgaagaaggctgagagttttaaaaccaccaagggACGCCTgtttcttgaaactcttgagctgatacaccagcgtggagcagcacgagccgcagggaaccaagaactcacgtccgagctcgcaaggctttgcagaaagGAAGACcataaagagagaagagcagaagtgctagctgaagctgcagaggcgcggaaaagcatccgctatgcccgtcgagacttcgccagtcacaagacgaggatgactgctctccggaacccgaagggaacaaccattgcatcgagaagggg ggaagacggacatgtcactccagaggttctcccgtccgaaatacgacatgctatcatgtcggtaagaaatcgtatggcacccggtcccgacagaataagaccagaacacctgaagagccttccgccagtactcatcaacaccctggcgaggctctttacacgttatctgtcggaatgcaaggttgttaaacagtggaagatcagcaagaccgtgttgttgtataaaaagggagatctacatgacatcggcaactgtcgcccaatctgcttattGTCCGTCAtgtacaagctcttcacaagagtgatccttaaaaggattgaaaaagtcttggatgaaggacagccgtGCTAG
- a CDS encoding hypothetical protein (NECATOR_CHRIV.G14785.T1) produces MSERTSYVYLGRELNMKNDLTPELGKRRLAAWGAYKSIEDVVKKTRNTRLRVYLFNTTVIPALTYASEIWAFRKREENAVSVTERAIERVMLEVSRFTQMRDGIRSSLLCQRLKIRDTVAFAKESKIKWSGHVMRLSDNRWPRAVSDWVSRDIKRTPGRQSTRL; encoded by the coding sequence ATGTCCGAacgcaccagctacgtttatctgggtcgggaattgaacatgaagaacgacctgactCCCGAGCTGGGCAAGAGGAGActagcggcttggggagcgtataagagcatcgaagatgtggtgaagaagaccaggaacacccggctccgtgtttacctcttcaacaccaccgtaattcctgctttgacctatgcttcggaaatctgggcatttcgcaagcgggaagaaaacgcggtgagcgtcactgaacgcgctattgagagagtgatgctagaagtatcccgtttcacgcaaatGAGGGACggaattcgaagttctctcctatgTCAGCGATTGAAGATTAGAGACACCGTcgcatttgccaaggaaagtaaaataaagtggtccggacacgtgatgcgcttaaGCGACAACCGTTGgcccagagccgtgagcgactgggtttcccgcgatattaagcgcactccAGGAAGACAGTCGACCCGATTgtaa
- a CDS encoding hypothetical protein (NECATOR_CHRIV.G14786.T2) encodes MKELLALARPVRRSTGVKVNKVTIHGMATDADLHVLLGPRERMKFNMIALRETKSRRSGVRQMNVGTLVIRREGESLRQLRNECYTVSASQCKCGRIVFEDISQLLRSMYNYYTALPPPAHHNRWEAGNFVIRVSRTYHEYGEGPEVRTEKSMREAWATFARIKEARDQLTDQELRDHLFDLTALHYIAKTIVCLRDAAEHTSKAKHRWAGNIMRRIKEAERRSQKNGRVNPKRNIFNDILDGEGTKRMEKMLGPARPVRRAISAKADMSIDLQMAYIYTVINGHPYPPLYDCSNRTTEEWYATGSEEWPLGIYFLVTGVLLEILYLPCLATMWKLNLLTSSCYKIMFFLGCLDMSSVFVNSIMTGYFAIRGAVFCTNPLTLLSLGAFGCGFVCVIYLTVNRTIRRGVIDLLVPKKYVGRVHAKLAPTTRASDNRTHSDAHLT; translated from the exons atgaaagaattactggcgctcgctcgaccagttcgaagatcaacgggagtcaaggtgaacAAGGTGACCATacacggtatggcgaccg ATGCTGATCTACATGTCCTTCTTGGACCTAGAGAGCGTATGAAATTCAACATGATTGCTCTGCGAGAGACGAAGAGCAGGAGGAGCggcgtacgacagatgaatgttGGTACCCTTGTCATCCGGAGGGAAG GAGAAAGTCTTCGACAGCTTAGAAACGAATGCTATACTGTTAGCGCCAGTCAATGTAAGTGTGGACGCATCGTATTTGaagacattagccaattgctacgatcgatgtaCAACTACTATACAGCTCTTCCACCGCCCGCTCATCATAACCGTTGGGAAgcggg aaattttgTCATACGTGTATCTCGTACTTACCATGAATATGGAGAAGGACCTGAAgtaagaactgaaaaaagtaTGAGAGAGGCTTGGGCAACATTCGCACGCATCAAGGAAGCTagggaccaactgacggaccaagagcTGCGTGACCATCTGTTCGACTTGACAGCGCTCCATTACATAGCGAAGAC CATCGTCTGTCTTCGCGACGCAGCGGAACACacatcgaaagcaaagcatagatgggccggtaacattatgagaagaatcaaaGAAGCTGAAAGAAGAAGCCAAAAGAACGGTAGAGTGAATCCCAAAAG GAACATCTTCAATGACATCTTggatggcgagggaacgaaacgaatggaaaagatgctgggacccgcacgtccagtgagaCGGGCCATCTCAGCAA AGGCAGACATGTCGATTGATCTACAAATGGCGTACATTTATACGGTAATCAACGGTCATCCATATCCACCATTGTATGACTGTTCGAACAGGACAACAGAGGAATGGTATGCTACCGGATCAGAGGAATGGCCACTTGGAATTTATTTCCTCGTTACCGGAGTTTTGTTAGAG ATACTGTATCTTCCCTGCCTTGCAACCATGTGGAAATTAAACTTGCTGACTAGTTCATGCTATAAAATTATGTTTTTCCTCGGATGTCTGGATATGTCATCAGTTTTTGTGAATTCAATAATGACAGGATATTTTGCCATAAGAGGAGCCGTGTTCTGTACGAATCCACTAACTTTGCTCTCATTGGGAGCGTTCGGATGCG GATTTGTATGCGTCATTTATCTGACTGTGAATCGTACTATTCGACGAGGAGTCATCGACCTTTTAGTACCAAAGAAATATGTGGGACGAGTTCATGCAAAACTTGCTCCAACAACACGTGCATCCGATAATCGCACTCATAGCGATGCTCATTTGACATAG
- a CDS encoding hypothetical protein (NECATOR_CHRIV.G14786.T1), with the protein MKELLALARPVRRSTGVKVNKVTIHGMATDADLHVLLGPRERMKFNMIALRETKSRRSGVRQMNVGTLVIRREEADMSIDLQMAYIYTVINGHPYPPLYDCSNRTTEEWYATGSEEWPLGIYFLVTGVLLEVIAIFIQSFLICLINVLAAYIYVYMQYFAPPKWLVIIGQIAWQLSAGFVCVIYLTVNRTIRRGVIDLLVPKKYVGRVHAKLAPTTRASDNRTHSDAHLT; encoded by the exons atgaaagaattactggcgctcgctcgaccagttcgaagatcaacgggagtcaaggtgaacAAGGTGACCATacacggtatggcgaccg ATGCTGATCTACATGTCCTTCTTGGACCTAGAGAGCGTATGAAATTCAACATGATTGCTCTGCGAGAGACGAAGAGCAGGAGGAGCggcgtacgacagatgaatgttGGTACCCTTGTCATCCGGAGGGAAG AGGCAGACATGTCGATTGATCTACAAATGGCGTACATTTATACGGTAATCAACGGTCATCCATATCCACCATTGTATGACTGTTCGAACAGGACAACAGAGGAATGGTATGCTACCGGATCAGAGGAATGGCCACTTGGAATTTATTTCCTCGTTACCGGAGTTTTGTTAGAGGTCATTGCG ATTTTCATTCAATCGTTTCTCATCTGCTTGATCAACGTGCTGGCAGCCTACATTTACGTATACATGCAATATTTTGCACCTCCAAAATGGTTGGTTATTATTGGTCAAATCGCTTGGCAATTGAGCGCTG GATTTGTATGCGTCATTTATCTGACTGTGAATCGTACTATTCGACGAGGAGTCATCGACCTTTTAGTACCAAAGAAATATGTGGGACGAGTTCATGCAAAACTTGCTCCAACAACACGTGCATCCGATAATCGCACTCATAGCGATGCTCATTTGACATAG
- a CDS encoding hypothetical protein (NECATOR_CHRIV.G14787.T1) produces MAKASHSLQKGAVVQHTAKAHNLKGQLPEGSMESLATTIRFVTLNCRTLSSELQQAALSRLLRYLCVPFVVLQETRMRDRPVISIENYTIYCGDADENKVGGCVIAVRNDYKNLVEEFGSTSSRCPMCCENGTMQRSARRTTVTVWSTCANRRASSSLPRLRGIIDAISSRGRGPS; encoded by the coding sequence atggcgaaagcttcccattcattgcaaaaaggtgctgtcgtccagcacaccgccaaagcccataacctgaaaggtcaactgcctgaagggagcatggaatctttggcaacaaccattcgtttcgtcacgctgaactgccgaacactatcgagtgaactccaacaagctgctctatccagacttctgcgatatctctgtgtgccttttgttgtactgcaggaaacacgcatgagggatcggcccgtcatcagcatcgaaaattacaccatatactgcggcgatgctgatgagaacaaagtaggtggctgcgtgatagctgtgaggaacgattacaagaacctggtggaggaatttggctcgaCGTCGTCTAGATGTCCGATGTGCTgtgaaaatggtactatgcagcggagcgcacgtcgaacaacggtgaccgtctggtcgacttgtgcgaacagacgggcctcatcatcgcttccacgtttaagaggaatcatcgatgccatcagctcacgtggcaggggtcccTCTTAa
- a CDS encoding hypothetical protein (NECATOR_CHRIV.G14788.T2), which translates to MRTLKLQLDYVLARNIPQSDIRKSRAVWDVAFDYDHRPVLFSFKIRFHKRNRGVPLQPKVDMYGPRRRLAMRIPSQVHPGRCKGNAPGSIAAEEVCLCICGNKIHIQHSACVARSAGDFNQEKTKLRRQLQQDRDNEWTSRAVKFEKAWEDSNPRKAYALIKQYSGKMKRCSHVLSTANGVAVGEATLPIWKEHFKTLLNRLAPSAPELEHVHRLTYAVNEEPPTESEVLVCIQKMKNGKSGGDDGIRAEMLKYLSPSGIREMTKIIRSIWINEKIPDSWRHTITIPLHKRLSVTDPRKYRGISLLRIMYKVLERNILDRLIKHREETTRDEQAGFRPGRSTIDQVFIVRRVIEIWRRYSKPMQLAFLDFEAAFDSPRRGLLLNVFRADGVPGKFACLLDDMNQRTTAAVRTPAGCTTPFEVVNWIDQYPADIVLAPSGCPLTDLEYADDVVVFAESSTKLQHVVNLVSRLAAAYGLRLRPDKYKQMWISSRPRTGIRVDGQPIEFVDEFCYLGCMLKNNGSYERDVQQRCAKATSAFNSLMKCLWSTPITNEVKLRVH; encoded by the exons atgaggactcttaaacttcagctcgactacgttctggcgaggaacattcctcagtcagatatccgaaaatctagagctgtttgggacgtcgcgttcgactatgaccaccgtccagttcttttcagcttcaagatacggttccacaagagaaaccgaggagttcctcttcaaccgaaagtCGACATG tacggaccacgAAGAAggttagcgatgcggattccttcacaagtgcatccaggacgctgcaagggaaacgctcccggttctattgccgcggaagaagtttgcctttgcatctgcggaaacaaaatccacatacaacaTTCTgcatgtgtcgcgcgcagcgctggtgacttcaaccaggaaaaaacgaagctgcgtcgtcaactgcaacaagaccgcgataacgagtggacgtcaagggCGGtgaagtttgagaaggcgtgggaggacagtaacccgcggaaagcctacgctctaataaaacagtatagcggcaaaatgaaaagatgttcccatgtcctcagcactgctaatggggtagctgtcggtgaagcaacccttccaatttggaaggaacacttcaagaccttgctgaaccggctagcaccatcagctcctgaactcgaacacgttcatagactgacatatgcggttaacgaggagccaccgaccgagtcggaggtcctggtctgtattcagaaaatgaagaatggaaaatctggtggagacgacgggattagagcagaaatgctaaaatatctttctccgtctgggattcgtgagatgacaaagatcatccgttcaatatggataaacgaaaagatacctgattcgtggagacacacTATCacaattcccctccacaagaggTTATCCGTTACGGACCCAAGGAagtatcgaggaatctctttgctgcgtattatgtacaaggtactggagcgcaatatcctggaccgactcattaaacatcgcgaagaaacaacgcgcgacgagcaagctggctttcgtcctggccgatctacgattgaccaggtgttcatcgtcaggagagtgatcgaaatctggcggcggtattcgaagccaatgcaactagcgtttctggactttgaagccgcgttcgactctcctcgcCGAGGCCTTCTTCTCAACGTGTTTCGCGctgatggagtaccaggaaagttcgcttgcttgcttgatgacatgaatcaacgaacaactgctgcagttcgaacaccagctggatgtacaacaccgtttgaagtggtgaactgga TCGACCAGtatcctgccgacattgtcttagcaccatcagggtgccccttgactgacctcgagtacgccgacgatgttgttgtattcgcggaaagcagtacgaaacttcagcatgttgtcaaccttgtatcgaggctggctgcagcctacggactacgcctacgccctgataaatacaagcagatgtggatctcctcGAGACCTCGAACTGGAAtaagggtggacggacaaccgatagaattcgtcgatgagttctgttacctgggctgtatgctgaagaacaacggtagctacgagagagatgttcagcaaagatgcgctaaggccacttctgcatttaactccttaatgaaatgtctgtggtcgacccccatcaccaacgaagtcaagctgcgagtccactaa